From one Eucalyptus grandis isolate ANBG69807.140 chromosome 9, ASM1654582v1, whole genome shotgun sequence genomic stretch:
- the LOC104420294 gene encoding LOW QUALITY PROTEIN: protein NETWORKED 2D (The sequence of the model RefSeq protein was modified relative to this genomic sequence to represent the inferred CDS: inserted 1 base in 1 codon) — protein sequence MMLQRAASNAYSWWWXSHIRTKQSKWLEQNLQDMEEKVQNVLQLIEEDGDSFAKRAEMYYKKRPELINFVGESYKAYRALAERYDHISTELQNANTTIASVFPEQVSFAMDEDDEDSPKRPVHDVPKQNIPKVPKAPVKDLKTILTSGAKKLQNKKDKKAAGAANKVPKSGLSKAEALEKIDKNQKDILALQTVKEFVRSSYESGRARYWDIEKQIQEMQEEVSNLQDEFGEGMVIEDDEARSVMTTAALKSCQETLLNLQEKQKKFSEEARTEQEKIKIAREKFMSLKKKFLPKENSEEIPSIESERSSQEAASAQGGEDLRIFEEKIKQHLQAEFSTSLTVSEMAEKIDELVNKVIILETAVSSQTALIERLRAETSGLQTQFELLEDDKANSIDGSDDTRNKMREMEEKLHGVEDLNRSLEDQEKNLSTHFTEARCNLEHLSNNLGSVRSDEGQEVPSLPNEVGSVRPDEEQEVASLPIGGALAEGEKPEINDRSGKLPEQDREEDRPVPLASSQADEGLQSSSSSPIQDASLVSRGSPESSPMGSSDNRDKDAETTTEIEDDGVEHVQKSCSSALENSAVQAEDNLEIHPVKPNGAQLQNEVEPHVEPRKMHVSWKDEVQEETLEEEEPNWKELFLKGLENREQTLLKEYTTVLRNFKEVKKKLTATEKKTLAPDGLLDTSVQLRDLKNSNAMKDEEILSLRQKLNLMQTVLEGNAGSVKAETHIRKEQETEDDIKLILDSTSEIEEKFRMDIDQLLEENLEFWLRFSAALHQIQNYETAVEDLQAETTKLLEKEKKKEGSRSGPLKSDVKPIYKHLRDIQNELTVWLEKCMTIKDEQQCRFSSLCNIQEEITKALKVSAEDDDFKFTSYQAAKFQGEVLNMKQENNKVADELQAGLDHISALQVEVEKTLANLNEGFGISGSRNSQQTSHLRHSVSKTRVPLRSFIFGVKTKKQRSSLFTAMSPAMHRKYNAFKAAHQ from the exons atgATGCTGCAGAGAGCTGCGAGCAATGCATATTCATGGTGGT GCAGCCACATCAGAACCAAGCAATCCAAATGGCTGGAACAGAACCTCCAAG ATATGGAGGAAAAAGTGCAGAATGTGCTTCAGCTCATCGAAGAAGATGGAGACTCCTTTGCCAAGAGGGCAGAGATGTACTACAAGAAAAGGCCAGAGCTGATAAACTTCGTTGGAGAGTCCTACAAAGCCTATCGAGCGCTCGCCGAACGGTATGACCACATATCAACAGAGCTACAGAATGCCAACACCACGATCGCCTCAGTTTTCCCAGAGCAAGTCTCGTTTGCCATggacgaagatgatgaagatAGCCCGAAGAGGCCTGTCCATGACGTCCCGAAGCAGAACATTCCGAAAGTACCAAAAGCTCCCGTCAAGGATTTGAAGACCATCTTGACATCTGGCGCGAAGAAGTTGCAAAACAAGAAGGACAAGAAAGCGGCAGGTGCTGCTAACAAGGTCCCCAAATCTGGTTTGAGCAAAGCGGAAGCGCTGGAGAAGATCGATAAGAATCAGAAGGACATCCTCGCCCTGCAGACGGTGAAGGAGTTTGTGAGGAGCTCGTATGAGAGCGGGCGCGCGAGATACTGGGATATCGAGAAGCAGATCCAGGAGATGCAAGAAGAGGTCTCCAACTTACAAGATGAATTCGGCGAGGGAATGGTCATCGAAGACGATGAGGCGCGGAGCGTGATGACCACGGCCGCTTTGAAGTCTTGCCAAGAAACCTTGCTCAACTTGcaggagaagcagaagaaattCTCCGAGGAAGCAAGAACAGAGCAAGAGAAGATCAAGATCGCTCGGGAAAAGTTCATGTCGTTGAAGAAAAAATTCCTTCCTAAAGAGAACAGCGAAGAAATTCCGTCTATCGAATCGGAGAGATCGAGCCAAGAAGCCGCAAGTGCGCAAGGAGGAGAAGATTTGCGAATCTTTGAAGAAAAGATCAAGCAACATTTACAGGCCGAATTCAGTACATCGCTGACGGTGAGCGAAATGGCGGAGAAGATTGATGAGCTCGTGAATAAGGTGATCATCTTGGAAACTGCAGTCTCATCTCAAAccgctcttatagaaagattGAGAGCAGAAACCAGCGGTCTTCAAACGCAATTTGAACTGTTGGAAGACGATAAGGCGAACTCAATCGATGGTTCTGACGATACGCGGAACAAGATGCGGGAGATGGAAGAGAAGCTGCACGGAGTAGAGGATCTTAACAGGAGCCTCGAGGATCAAGAAAAGAATCTAAGTACGCATTTCACAGAAGCGCGTTGCAACTTAGAACACCTGTCCAACAATCTGGGAAGCGTAAGATCAGATGAAGGGCAGGAAGTCCCTTCACTGCCTAACGAAGTGGGAAGCGTAAGGCCGGATGAAGAGCAGGAAGTAGCCTCCCTGCCTATCGGAGGAGCTTTAGCTGAAGGAGAGAAACCAGAAATTAACGACAGGTCTGGGAAATTGCCAGAACAAGATCGAGAGGAGGACCGTCCTGTTCCATTGGCATCCTCGCAGGCAGATGAGGGACTGCAGTCTTCGAGTTCATCGCCAATTCAGGATGCATCTCTCGTCAGTAGGGGGTCACCCGAGTCTAGTCCAATGGGTTCCAGCGATAATCGTGACAAAGATGCAGAAACAACAACCGAAATTGAAGATGACGGGGTTGAACATGTTCAGAAATCTTGTTCTAGTGCCTTGGAAAATAGTGCTGTCCAGGCCGAAGATAATTTGGAAATTCATCCAGTTAAGCCCAATGGTGCACAGTTGCAAAATGAAGTCGAGCCACACGTCGAACCACGGAAGATGCATGTTTCCTGGAAAGATGAAGTACAAGAAGAGAcattggaggaagaagaaccaAACTGGAAGGAATTGTTCCTTAAAGGGTTGGAAAATAGAGAGCAGACTCTTCTGAAGGAGTACACCACTGTTCTTCGAAATTTTAAGGAGGTCAAGAAGAAGCTCACGGCCACAGAGAAGAAAACCCTGGCCCCAGATGGTCTCCTCGATACAAGCGTGCAGCTGCGGGACCtaaagaactcaaatgccatGAAGGATGAAGAGATTTTGTCGCTCCGTCAGAAACTCAACCTTATGCAAACGGTTTTAGAGGGCAATGCCGGGTCAGTTAAGGCTGAAACCCACATAAGAAAGGAGCAAGAGACAGAAGATGACATAAAGTTGATTCTCGATTCGACTTCGgagattgaagaaaaattcaGGATGGATATCGATCAACTGCTGGAGGAGAACTTGGAATTCTGGCTCAGGTTCAGCGCAGCATTACATCAGATACAAAACTACGAAACCGCAGTCGAGGACCTCCAAGCTGAGACAACAAAACtcctggaaaaagaaaagaagaaagaaggaagccGGTCAGGACCTTTGAAATCAGATGTAAAGCCAATATACAAGCATTTGAGAGACATTCAGAACGAGCTCACCGTTTGGCTAGAAAAGTGCATGACAATAAAAGACGAGCAGCAATGCAGATTCTCATCGCTGTGCAATATCCAAGAAGAGATCACCAAGGCACTAAAAGTGAGCGCAGAAGATGACGACTTCAAATTCACCAGCTACCAAGCTGCAAAGTTCCAAGGTGAGGTCCTGAACATGAAACAAGAGAATAACAAGGTTGCAGATGAACTGCAGGCTGGTTTGGACCACATATCCGCCCTTCAAGTGGAGGTCGAGAAGACTTTGGCAAACCTAAACGAGGGATTTGGAATTTCGGGATCGAGAAACAGTCAGCAAACCAGCCACTTGAGACACTCTGTCAGCAAGACACGAGTCCCTCTGCGCTCAttcattttcggtgtcaaaacgaAGAAGCAAAGATCCTCACTCTTCACTGCTATGAGCCCTGCAATGCATAGGAAGTACAATGCCTTCAAAGCAGCACATCAGTAG
- the LOC104431110 gene encoding nicotinamidase 1: MVSSPVDLLREHLPVEQESVVLSGDVKTGLVLVDVVNGFCTVGAGNLAPRQPDKQIQEMVDESERVARVFCEKNWPVFAFLDSHHPDVPEHPYPPHCIIGTDEAKLVPALEWLENDPNATLRPKDCIDGFLGSMEKDGSNVFVDWVKSNQIQVILVVGICTDICILDFVCSTMSARNRGLLAPLEGVIVYSRACATFDIPVDVAKEDKDLTAHPQDLMHHVGLYIAKGRGAKVASEVSFGA; this comes from the exons ATGGTTTCGTCGCCGGTGGATCTGTTGAGGGAGCATCTCCCCGTGGAACAAGAATCCGTGGTCCTGTCTGGTGACGTCAAGACCGGCCTCGTTCTTGTCGATGTCGTGAATGGCTTCTGCACGGTCGGTGCTGGGAATCTG GCACCTAGGCAGCCCGATAAGCAAATCCAGGAAATGGTTGATGAGTCGGAGAGAGTTGCCCGGGTCTTCTGTGAGAAGAATTGGCCTGTTTTTGCTTTCCTAGATTCTCATCACCCAGATGTTCCAGAGCACCCTTATCCTCCACATTGTATAATCGGAACGGATGAAGCAAAGTTGGTACCAG CCCTGGAGTGGTTAGAGAATGATCCGAATGCTACCCTAAGGCCTAAAGACTGTATCGATGGCTTCCTCGGTTCAATGGAGAAAGATGGTTCTAATGTATTTGTAGACTGGGTCAAAAGCAATCAAATCCAAGTG ATACTTGTGGTGGGGATCTGCACAGATATTTGTATTCTTGATTTCGTGTGCTCCACCATGTCAGCAAGAAATCGTGGTCTTCTTGCCCCTTTAGAGGGTGTGATTGTGTACTCACGTGCCTGTGCTACTTTCGACATTCCCGTCGACGTTGCCAAAGAGGATAAGGACCTTACCGCCCATCCACAG GATCTCATGCATCACGTTGGGCTTTACATAGCCAAGGGAAGGGGAGCCAAGGTAGCATCAGAGGTGTCGTTTGGCGCTTGA